AAAATCGAGCGCCaagcgcaagataaatatattatcgagcaggTTTCGAATGttgacttttattttataatttgctttattaaaattattttaataatattaataattatcaattataaataaatatgtatgtattagttaataattattaaatacaaaatctatataattattaaataattaaattatgaatttatgattaatgtttataataattatgatcaTAATGagcataataattattatttttgcataattatgttcACTCAGATTTGTCTTAACTATAATTTGTGACTAAGTCaatattactttttcaaattgttacttTTGTGGTTGTTACTTTTGTGGTTGTtacttttgtagtaaattaaaattttgcagcaAATggctaaatttatcatttaacatGTGTCATTTGAATTCTGAACGCACTTGTTGAGAAATTTAGAGAATATAACTTCTGGTTTTCAGTGTTGGCGCTAACCAGGCGTTCGGTCCTGGGCCTGaccaaaagtgtaaaattttttctggctaGCCCCAGGCCAGACTTTCTGGTCAGCTGCTAGCTATGGGCTGGTCATCCGCTAGTTTTTGGCTGGCTGACAGTTTGCGACAGTTGATCGACAAAATACCAGCTGTGTGTCAGAGAGGTCAGATTCAACACATTACTGGTACTTTAAGTTGTGGCGTCATTTAGCAAGAGGTCTGCACGCcaacccgtgtagaaatcgccCGGTTGCAAACGTAAtgccgatctggccccgatcagtagaactctgtggctcatacctgggcccgaccgggccaggccgagttcctactgaaacgccatctacactgaaaaaatggtatagctgttGTAGCCAGAAATATATTGCTGGGGAGATATAGCTGAATGTGCAAAAAAGTTTAGGCAGAACTGCAAACTAGATAGCTAAGATATATAAACCGTCTGTCTTCTACGGACAGAAAATGTGGGAGATAATTCTATCATTatttgctaaacattctagcagtcacgatcaaacagcatatttcctaCAGTTAGTTTACTCTTACagctaaaaattctaacctaaaataattggAGCATCATTTTTAGgcctataaattgaaatgcatttaaaaaatgtaccacCTTGCATTAGTTCGCACAACACTAACACCCGACATTTCCGTAAGTACAAGAAGCTCGTGCCTCGTGTCGTGTGGCttgtgagatttaaaaaatgaataatatatacagtAATTCAACGACAGTGATGGAACCGATTATagaaataagagattttttattagctgaaaggaaagtgagtattcttttatcagtgcgcgtataacctcaaaaaatcttcgtTTGCAACtctttttcgatacgccctagtgtacatattgatatgtattgattataactaactgttttcaatttaagatttttaataattaagtcatgtatgtatctaatacattaaaagatttaagtatttatatATATGGTTGATATATTTTTGCGTCATCATGCCTAAAGATATATCAGCCTATTAGCTACAAATAATTATAGGCACTTCAGCCAGAAAACGTAGCTAgataggctgtcaagtttagctatatttttcacctagaatatcTAGCTGAACCAGGTTACGTGTGACACCTATACTTGTTTAGAAATAGAAATATAGATATtacagctaaattttctagatactgcacctatattttgcctccaagaaaatctgttcaatacaGCTAACTATTCAGGAAGATGAAATCCAGTGATACTTTCTAGCTGGGATAGCAAGAAATCTAGATAATAtacctaaaaaatttgttcagtgtacatgcgctcgcagaactatagctgcttgatgttttctgatagtgcagtgaaatttttgTGCATACTAGTCGTtcataatattctatcaatgattaaaaatgcataaggcgagtaagccaggtgttcggaggcaccaaacaccagccagtttacctcgaaacctgtgcgaggaatattaaagtaattacactctgcgggctcattgaaacctaacctcaaataaattaataattaatttttcaggtaattattattatatgataaaatttatcaagttcttttgttttaaattattatttaagaactcaaggtttcgtgattaaatgtagttaaaattatcaaatctcttcacaagaaatggattgcagcatgcacaaaattgtaatgttttaagattatgAGAATAAGGTATGTGATGTAAtcgattattttattgaaactttgattctgtattaatgataaattcattacagaaatacattaaggacaaataaagtagtacaatcaaaatacaaaatgccaattgtgtagggattccaagaGGAACTAGTTACTAAACTGCGCATGCGTCACATACAGCAtgtaattggtttcgcgcgaagtttaaaatactaaacaaagttaatttacattacatttaaattacatttacagtctgcctgtgaacacgatacctgttgaaaaaattaatatattacattgccctttggtacactcgtttagtgtcctaaactgaatgtcaagttcgttagccagccattttggatggaaattcaaaaagagggcacattttgaatatttttaagaccactcttttcaaaattcacaaattctctgtacggttagtcatagtattcaaaaattcgaacaatttaccctgatgactttttaaaaaaaaatcataaattaccagagttatagcatttacaaaattaaaaaaaaacacaggaaaatcaacattttaagccaaataacgcacgacatgaaaaaaagtcaataaaagaaacatgttgctttttgaatgccctacaagattattataacaactctttgaattttcttgaaaaattaaaaattgaaatttggacagcatacaaaataatgaaaaatcccaatattacatttttcggccaaactgtgcaaaatacggtaaaagaggaatatacaaaaattgtgcatttgaaaaagatctacaatatagttatgaatcactttttgataggatgcgtatttttcgctttaataatgaaaaacgtcattaacagtaaaaaaatgtgccaGCTGCGtgagcacattcttatcacaacttttgtcttttaatttctttttcgtctcgtgtgtggcgtttcaaaaaatttaaatttctatgtttttgatgctatttattatgatttaaactaaaaacagaactatcacaaagttattcatgaaaaataaaaaatttttacattctcatcagagaaggtattagatttgtataaaatttgagccccctagtttttgtcaaaaggtccacgttttgaaactccctgaatccgaaaaagagctttttatgaatgtttctatctgtatgtctatctgtctttTGTATGTATGCATGTCTGCTGCTCAGTAGACcttatgtgtaaagtttaaatcataaaaaaacattggaaatgaacaaattcagtttatccaaaaacgacaaaagttgcattaaaatatttaacacattttctttcaaagaaatcgcatctttttaaacgggacaatgaaactacgtctgtttaataccaatgtaagttatgaatgatattaatatacatttatgggactGATGTAAAATTGCAGGAatgaaatcgagtgcgaagcacgagatacgtgatgagaatgttttcgttcaagccgaaggagctttaaaaaaagaaaattcacaatcaccaaattgctGTTGTcgatcataggttatttcccgatgattttttttataatgattcgaaaatgtcaagttgtagggaatatttttgcgaaaaaacttgttctaattttttaagaattttaagacaaaattttttcaagaaattaaaattgtcaattaaaacatTTCTGGTTATcgtccattttttcataaaaaacaaaccttttgcTCGAAACTagtaccatctacaataatcttacgtttctcaaaagtataattaaattttgtagtctgaaacttcttcttttcgtgcctgtagtactttaattttaactcaaaatagtttaattggaaATTCCAAATAATAAGGTGGCCTTCAAAAGGAGAAGAacattcgatagtttcgagtttacttataatAAATCTCCATTCGtaaaattcacgaatggattataatgagactgatcgggTACCGATCGGACACTAATAGCCCACCGTTCGGGTGTCttgacctggccccgatctgggcgtgtggtTCATCCGCCATCTGGTTCCGACCAGGATTCCTGATCAGGACCCGATCTGGactgatctggccccgatcagggcGAGATCGAGATTTCTGCCCGGGAAGGACCAAGCAATAAATTCCAATTGCTTcgtaataaactttatttttttagtgactttgaaaaaaaacatgtttcacTATACATatctttagttacaaaattttcgGTACAGATAccctttaacttttttgaaatatctaaaaaaaaattagtgatcGAGCTAAGATTTTGTTTGCTCTTGGCTAGCTGATCAGCGCACAACGTAGGCCAGACCAGACTGTTAAGGTGTTAAGATCATCTATCATTTCAAACACCCTgtgaacttttttgaaacatGTCAAAAACATTCGCTGCTTGAATTTGGTCTAGATAAGGTCAGACTAGCGCCAGACATGGGCCAGATCTGATCTTacagactagacagtctagaaACATAAACTTCAATTAAAAGACTTTCTAAATGTTCgacatgaaataattattttcattattttgtaaaagtatatttttttgattagagGAACACAAACatgaaacaaaaatcttaaatagcCATCTAATTTTTTTTGATACTCTAAGGGTAGCTTCTCGTAAGTAATTAAAACGTGTCAGGCCTGTAAATGAATAGCTGATTATTCTTTTGAATGTCTGAATAAACCAGGCATTTGGACACTATGTATAGATTTCGTTCCAAATTTTTCTGAACGCAAGCAGCCAGCTAAATGTCTGAAACCTCAAAAAATACTAAGATgcataagaaaagaaaaacagtaaaccaagaaaattaatcaagtttCTAAACATTTGAAAAGCTACCAGTGAACCTCGTTTCCTGTGGACAATTCTGCCTTCATACTTAAGAAAACAGTATCTACAAAAACAGCAAACAGTGATAATCGAAGAAAACTGCTCAAATCATTATTCGTGTAGACCGctgatttaaattacttttgaaacttttttttgtcgtTCTGGGCTAATTTATAGGTAATCTtctcatttctgaaattttttaaaataaatggttaatttgttataaaaaatgcagatactGCCAAAAATGTGAACCGAAATTACGCAAAAACGGCGCACCTGTAGAAACAGCTTTCTTGCAAACGCCGGCCCTCGGAAAGCAGTCTTGCTATtcgcaagaaagcagtatctgcgaaaaatttgaatttgcgcccaataattaataaatcgatACAAACACATGCtcgaaataatgttaaatttacattttaataatattatataaataataattacaagtattgacatattttgaaatataaacaaatacaaattatttcaaaaagtcgaaaatttctttgcaaaaaattcttttcaaataaaaaaaaaaatttttttgtacctttCTTCAGCATCAACAACTGAGCCAAGTAAATATATTGCttccttttcagaatttttataattatttgcgtTCATTTTGCAATTTGTAATCATTTTATTTGTAGATACTGCGTTTGCTGAGGTCCCACAATTTCAAGAAAGCAGTACCTTTGGACTGCTTTCTTGCGTAACATCACGTCCTCCGAGACTCGGTCGGTGTTAGGCAAAAACACAGTATCTgaaagatactgctttcttgcATAATTTTGGGTGCCGTATTCGAGCCTCCGTGTTACAATTCTTGCAGTTACGGAAAATTTTATGTAGATACTATTTTCTTACCTAACACGACTCTCCAGAATTAATAGATGCGGCTTTttgcaataatcattaaaaaattatctttaatcttattaacaatttaaaaaaaaaaacaattttcataaacggatgtatctttttttacgattccaacgatataaaagcctcattttcgatttttcgtagatactgctttcttaaatatcacggcaGAATTGGTGTCATCAGTCTTCACAGAAAAATCCTAGTTGTagcagaaaatgtttagatcgtcGCTATAGGTAGCCTAATTATTTTAACGCggatttcagtaaaataaatgaatgagaCAAGTGGTACAAACCCGTAGAAGCTGTAAACCCAGTATGCATCGCATACCGGGGTGTTGTCAAATGTTGGGAATGAGGGGTCGCCGGTAGTCCATGCGACGAGGAAACAGGGACTTGATGGTGAGTAGCCACTGGTCTTGAGAGAATAGTATCGATGCCGTGCGGATTGCTGCCGACGGACGTAATCGAAGTAGCCGGACTGTGCTTCCCGCTTCCCGTTGGAGAAGTCTGACCCTGGGATTGGGTTTGCAACTGTGCTGAAACTCCAGACAATTGAATCCCGGCATGTTGCTGTTGCTGGTGATGACTTCTCTCTGCCATGGAGTGGAGGGCTGCCAACGGTTGGCTGCCCAACATTCCACCCCCGGCGGCACTGAGGTTCAGAAATTGGAGGACATGGGGTGAAGCAGCGGCATGGAAGTCGTGCAACCAAGGTGGTCTTGGCGGTGGTGGTGAATGACTTGAAGTAGGTGGAGGTGAACATGAACCCAAAGAAGAACCCGGCGAGGAACTGTGGTCCCCATCCAGGTGGCTATTTCGCCTATGGGCATCGCTCAGCGAGGACATGTTCTCGTTGATATCCGCGTCACTAACCGCGCTGGTTCTTGAATGCAAATCCACTTCGCCTCGATCACAGAAGCTCCTGTCGGTAGTCAAGGAGCACACCATCTCGCACCACTCATAATTCGAAAATTTGCGGAATATCGCGAAAAATGCACTCACCTCAGGGCTGATTAGCCAAGAAAAACTAGCATTTAATTACGGGCATGAAGTAACTTCACTTTTGCTATTGATCAAAGTTTGCAGTGATACAGCTTGAGAGGAAATGCAAATGAGTGTCCTCTGCAAGAGGTGACAACAGTGAAATTGCAAAACTTGAACGACAGTTTGAAGAAAAGTGTTTGCATGGAACAGATCACAACAGTTGGATATAAACAGTTTATATGACTTATCCTGGTCGAAGGAATTTGATTGAAACTGAGTAACTGTACGCTATGGAAGTCATCACTCTATGTTTCGAGTAAGGTCCACACTTTTCGCACTGTCCACACTATTCACACTGAAGACACAACACACAACGCGGAGAAGCGACGAGTAACGGATAGTCTGTTGACTGGCAATGTGTGACTTTCGGAACCGTGGTGAGGACCCACTCTCCTCCAGTCGTGGAATCGAGTTCTCGCCTCATCCTCGCGCTCGTGCCTGGCGGAAATCACAGGATAGGTGGGTGTGCTGGCCGGGGTAGCTCGTTTGGGGGATGAGGATTGGTCTATTGGTCGTAGGACGGATGATAGTCTGAGGGCGGGACTCGCGCGAGATTGGTCGGCGGGATTTGCTACACCGGAAGCGAAGCGTGCTCAGGGCGTGGCCTCTCAATCTCGCGTTAGCTTCTTGTTAAGCGTCTTTCATTGTGTGTTTAAACTCGTAATTTATGATCCCGACTGAATAAAACAAGAGCTCGCCGGTCCGATCGCTCACTGGATGCCTGGCTGGCTGAATAGTTGGCCTACCATTGCCGGCTGGACTTGTTTGTTCCCTGCTCTCTCTGTCTCAAGTTTCACTGTATTGGTTTATATGCacggagaaaattttttaatgaaaatttacccCATTAGTTCGGTAAATAAAAGACATTACTGGAAttagataaagtttacaattattttagaatttaatataaaacagaattataaatattataaaagagttATGTAAAACTTCAAatccaaaagtgaaaattctaaaatgtagtaattgatataaggattgtattattttcataccagtaCATCATACACTGAAATAAAGAATCTTTTgaatcaagtaaataaatttacttgattcCTCTTTCTTTgcgtcaagaaaatattcttcagcagtagtcatttttatttaatccaggcacaatcttttgttgatctaaaggAATGAATTCTTTGgacatattttcttgatttccATCAATTGAATATGTACAATAATAAcaatgtaattataatttaagctgaaagaatccagttgttcattcaactaaatatgtactacaattgaagtacGAACTATTTTATTACACACGCGCAATGTTTaggccaaaaaatatatttttttaattagtggagtatttgtttgtttcaaatatttaaaaatttgatgttgCGTATTaattttttgagcctataaaatatttgcttgacttaaaaatatatttctttccatcAATTCACATTtccttatttcaaagaaatattcattcctaTTCATGACACATGCATTTGGAACAATATCAGTcattcatttagtttaaaatatctattttttgtcttcaattaatatatCATTCATTCAGAGAAATATTCTCTGCAAACAATAGAtcgtaattttgaatcaaacattgTTAACTTGatcctattaaaatttctttgtctgaaataaagaattttttctatcaaagtgCTTATATTTATTTGCCACAAATAAGTATTTCTTTGAAAGTAAACAGgagtttcacttacttcagccaagtaaaaatCACTTggtaaaagtaatctttttttgcaGTGTAAAATAACGCAAagcaatgtaaaattttattaaatgaattaatgtaaacatcccgtgtagaaattatgaccgggttcgggccggattccggcctgatccggaatctggtcaggctgcccggtcggattctggttggtttcgtcacgctgcgctggtcggatcgcggtcgggtgtacccagtcggcttcCGGCCgtgttacccga
This Belonocnema kinseyi isolate 2016_QV_RU_SX_M_011 chromosome 3, B_treatae_v1, whole genome shotgun sequence DNA region includes the following protein-coding sequences:
- the LOC117169770 gene encoding homeobox protein Nkx-6.2-like; this encodes MVCSLTTDRSFCDRGEVDLHSRTSAVSDADINENMSSLSDAHRRNSHLDGDHSSSPGSSLGSCSPPPTSSHSPPPPRPPWLHDFHAAASPHVLQFLNLSAAGGGMLGSQPLAALHSMAERSHHQQQQHAGIQLSGVSAQLQTQSQGQTSPTGSGKHSPATSITSVGSNPHGIDTILSRPVATHHQVPVSSSHGLPATPHSQHLTTPRYAMHTGFTASTGISQFQQRTEPRHPAVYWPGLQGLVSDPLAWRARLHSLSQQLGCQQAMTGAGGGGAGEHESGKKKHTRPTFSGQQIFALEKTFEQTKYLAGPERAKLAYALGMSESQVKVWFQNRRTKWRKKHAAEMATAKRRQEEVEGVVADGEDGCSDGEADGNANGNENGDTAAKRLRRELEQQYGP